Below is a genomic region from Desulfonauticus submarinus.
ACTTTAAAAAAGCGAAGCAAGAAAATTATCCTGCTCGTTCGGTTTACAAGTTAAAAGAAATTGATGCTCGTTTTAAATTATTAAAAAGAGGTTTTAAGGTATTGGATTTAGGGGCATCTCCTGGTTCGTGGACATTGTTTTGTAGCAAAAAGGTGGGTCCCAGTGGGTTTGTGGTAGGTGTTGATTTAAATCCTCTTAAAATTACTTTGCCTAAAGGGGTTTATTTTTTCCAAGATGATGTCTTTTCTCCTTCTGATAGTTTAAAACAACAGTTTGATGAGTTGGGTGAATTTGATCTCGTTTTAAGTGATATGGCTCCTAAAACTACAGGCATAAAATTTGCCGATCAAGCGCGGTCTTATGATCTTGCAGTAGAGGCACTTTTTGTAGCTAAAAAATGGTTAAAGCAAGGTGGTAATTTTGTAGTAAAAATATTTGTAGGTCCAGATGTTCCAGAGTTTTTAAAACAGACTAGAGAGATTTTTAAACAAGTAAAACAATTTAAGCCCAAAAGTTCTCGTTCAG
It encodes:
- a CDS encoding RlmE family RNA methyltransferase, with protein sequence MKQYRDYYFKKAKQENYPARSVYKLKEIDARFKLLKRGFKVLDLGASPGSWTLFCSKKVGPSGFVVGVDLNPLKITLPKGVYFFQDDVFSPSDSLKQQFDELGEFDLVLSDMAPKTTGIKFADQARSYDLAVEALFVAKKWLKQGGNFVVKIFVGPDVPEFLKQTREIFKQVKQFKPKSSRSESKEIFIIGLKKI